The Fictibacillus arsenicus genome contains a region encoding:
- a CDS encoding CaiB/BaiF CoA transferase family protein encodes MLKEKTEHLSSKLLEDVRVLDFSQYLPGPFATLRLAEMGAEVIKVEPPSGDPARTTGPKSNGEGIGFKANNRGKKGITLNLKHASGREIALRLIQEADVLIESFRPGKMAKLGLSFEEVSKVNPKIIYCSISGYGQDGILSTLGSHDINYMALSGALAQLKDDHGRPVHPSNTFADFIGGMAANEGILAGLVSRSITGKGSYHSISITEVMASFMVNHVLIEKETGTRNGFGVLNGSIVSYALYETKDGRFVSLGALESKFWNNFCLGVDRPDWIPLQFSRTTPDCSIYKKMIELFKSRTMDEWSKFGMDTDCCLAPVLEGHEIAKHPYFLEKEAVHAGGQVKMHSGLRTEDLPSAPEKGEHTDEVLKKLLHISESELLAWRSTGII; translated from the coding sequence ATGCTGAAGGAAAAAACAGAACACCTTTCAAGCAAGCTGCTGGAAGATGTCCGAGTTCTTGATTTCAGCCAGTACTTACCCGGGCCATTTGCAACATTAAGGCTTGCTGAAATGGGAGCAGAAGTTATTAAGGTGGAACCCCCTTCAGGCGACCCTGCCCGTACTACAGGTCCAAAAAGTAATGGAGAAGGAATTGGATTTAAGGCGAATAACCGGGGGAAAAAGGGTATCACATTGAACCTGAAACATGCATCAGGGAGGGAAATAGCCCTTCGTCTTATACAAGAAGCGGATGTACTTATTGAAAGTTTCCGTCCTGGCAAAATGGCAAAACTCGGTCTCAGTTTTGAAGAAGTATCCAAAGTAAATCCGAAAATCATCTACTGTTCCATATCCGGATATGGACAGGACGGCATTTTAAGCACTCTTGGCAGCCATGATATCAATTACATGGCACTCAGCGGGGCACTCGCTCAGCTTAAGGATGATCATGGCCGTCCAGTCCACCCATCTAATACGTTTGCAGACTTTATTGGAGGGATGGCAGCCAACGAAGGGATTTTAGCAGGACTCGTTTCCCGATCAATAACAGGCAAGGGGAGCTATCATTCTATCTCCATCACAGAGGTCATGGCTTCCTTTATGGTCAATCATGTTTTGATAGAAAAGGAAACCGGAACAAGAAACGGGTTCGGTGTATTAAACGGTAGTATTGTTTCTTATGCACTGTATGAGACAAAGGACGGCCGTTTTGTAAGTCTCGGAGCACTGGAATCAAAGTTCTGGAACAACTTTTGCCTGGGAGTAGATCGTCCGGATTGGATACCGCTGCAGTTTTCAAGAACTACGCCAGACTGTTCTATCTATAAGAAAATGATAGAACTCTTTAAGAGCAGAACAATGGATGAGTGGAGTAAGTTCGGTATGGATACGGACTGCTGTCTTGCTCCTGTTCTTGAGGGGCACGAAATCGCTAAGCACCCATATTTTTTAGAAAAAGAAGCCGTGCATGCAGGCGGTCAGGTTAAGATGCACAGCGGGCTGAGAACAGAAGATCTGCCGTCTGCACCAGAAAAGGGAGAACATACTGACGAAGTACTTAAAAAGTTGCTTCATATATCTGAAAGTGAGCTTTTGGCATGGAGAAGTACGGGTATTATATAA
- a CDS encoding fatty acid--CoA ligase yields MGTTIGRIFDLTVQKFPNKEAIYDVRKNQRLSYSEWNVQVNKLANALMKEGVTKGDRVSTFLFNTEELATAFLACTKIGAVFNPINFRLTAEEVAFILHDAAPKVVLFEKALEPTVTSIKDRFTRALFWQIDGEYPEYAASYHEKVSGASSELAELPVDENDLYAIMYTSGTTGRPKGVLHSHREIVEQSLIVIGATKLDSSDAGLVTAPMFHCAELHCAFLPRLHVGASNVILHQFDPKKVLSLIEEEKITKFFAAPTMWNMLLQEDLQQFDISSLKTGLYGAAPMAPSLVHACHERLGLTLVQAYGMTEMGPAITFLGEQDQLRKAGSAGQACLNHEIRIVRPNENGPSDPNDVMPPGETGEILVKGPCMMSGYFQREEATEKALYKGWYHSGDIGYLDEEGYLWVKDRVDDMIISGGENIYPREVEDVLHAHKGVLDAAVVGQPDDRWGETVTAFVVKKDHAVTEEDLDGWCKSSDQIANYKRPRKYIFCEALPRNASGKIQKFVLRKQLEDLFITNRGAL; encoded by the coding sequence ATGGGGACAACGATTGGCAGAATATTTGATTTGACCGTGCAAAAGTTTCCAAACAAAGAGGCGATTTATGATGTCAGGAAGAATCAGCGCTTATCCTACAGCGAATGGAACGTCCAGGTAAATAAACTGGCCAATGCACTCATGAAAGAAGGAGTGACAAAGGGTGACCGAGTTTCAACCTTTTTATTCAATACGGAAGAACTCGCTACTGCATTCCTTGCCTGCACAAAAATCGGGGCTGTCTTTAACCCCATCAACTTCCGTCTGACGGCTGAAGAAGTGGCGTTTATCCTTCATGATGCAGCCCCTAAGGTTGTACTCTTTGAAAAAGCTCTTGAGCCAACCGTAACTAGTATCAAGGATCGATTTACGAGAGCTTTATTTTGGCAGATTGACGGAGAGTATCCTGAATATGCGGCGAGCTATCATGAAAAAGTGTCGGGAGCCTCTTCAGAGCTGGCAGAATTACCTGTAGATGAAAATGACCTGTACGCCATCATGTATACCAGCGGGACGACGGGAAGACCTAAAGGGGTGCTCCACTCCCACCGTGAAATCGTAGAACAAAGTTTAATCGTTATAGGTGCAACGAAGCTTGATTCTTCTGATGCAGGACTTGTAACGGCGCCCATGTTTCATTGTGCGGAACTCCATTGCGCATTTTTACCAAGATTACACGTCGGAGCAAGCAATGTCATTCTTCATCAGTTTGATCCGAAAAAGGTGCTTAGCTTGATTGAAGAAGAGAAAATCACGAAATTTTTTGCAGCGCCCACCATGTGGAATATGCTCCTTCAAGAAGATTTGCAACAATTTGATATATCGAGTTTAAAGACCGGTTTGTATGGGGCAGCGCCAATGGCTCCTTCCCTTGTCCATGCTTGCCATGAACGACTAGGTCTAACGCTCGTCCAAGCATATGGAATGACCGAGATGGGTCCTGCTATTACGTTTCTTGGTGAACAAGATCAGCTCAGAAAAGCCGGATCGGCAGGACAGGCATGTCTTAATCATGAGATTCGCATTGTCCGCCCGAATGAAAATGGACCGTCTGACCCTAATGATGTTATGCCGCCTGGAGAAACCGGTGAGATCCTTGTCAAAGGTCCTTGCATGATGTCCGGTTACTTTCAAAGGGAAGAGGCGACGGAAAAAGCTTTATATAAGGGATGGTACCATTCAGGCGATATCGGCTACCTAGATGAAGAAGGGTACTTGTGGGTAAAGGACCGAGTTGATGACATGATTATTTCCGGCGGAGAAAACATATATCCAAGAGAGGTTGAAGATGTACTTCATGCCCATAAAGGGGTGCTTGATGCCGCTGTTGTCGGGCAGCCGGATGACCGCTGGGGCGAAACGGTAACAGCTTTTGTTGTAAAGAAGGATCATGCTGTAACAGAAGAAGACCTTGATGGATGGTGTAAAAGCAGTGATCAAATCGCCAATTATAAACGTCCGCGTAAGTACATTTTCTGTGAAGCTCTGCCAAGAAATGCGAGCGGCAAAATTCAAAAATTCGTACTCCGTAAACAATTAGAGGATCTGTTCATAACGAACAGGGGAGCATTGTAA